A genomic segment from Branchiostoma floridae strain S238N-H82 chromosome 7, Bfl_VNyyK, whole genome shotgun sequence encodes:
- the LOC118420355 gene encoding trypsin-1-like codes for MYSKRLPEMYALVGVFCLTLFYGVAMSAAPAFSDRDTNCGGVYKGDSGIVTSPKWPSRYTKKRRCVYEINVLPGRTVNLQFSSFHLQARKKGRCRDWLEVYNGDIRVGGQFCAREIAASRVFKSHANRMTVVFKSDRKRGFPGFKGTYSSAGCGSPVVPRAPWTKNSGNKIVGGNEAAPGSYPWQASLRQYGYSGGFHVCGGALLSNRWVVTAAHCIVNGLQWVVLGDHDRRKSTKAKQTVKIQRVFKHPQYNDDTLVNDIALLKLQSAVSVQPVCLPDPAKEDPAGTVVAVTGWGTVSEGGHTSSVLLQANMPVVDDSYCVDVYNIIADALYGFDKKIDPKIMMCTGYREGGVDTCQGDSGGPVVVFPPKGPAYLTGVISWGYGCGREFIPGVNVRVSAYVDWIRNIIDSN; via the exons ATGTACAGCAAACGCTTGCCCGAAATGTACGCTCTTGTTGGTGTATTTTGTTTGACTCTATTCTATGGTGTCGCCATGAGTGCTGCGCCGGCGTTTAGCGACAGGGACACCAACTGTGGCGGTGTTTATAAGGGAGATTCCGGCATCGTCACGTCGCCAAAATGGCCTTCTCGGTACACAAAAAAACGCCGCTGTGTGTACGAGATCAACGTATTGCCTGGCAGGACCGTAAACCTCCAGTTCTCCTCCTTTCACTTGCAG GCTCGTAAGAAGGGAAGGTGTCGGGACTGGCTGGAAGTGTATAACGGAGACATCCGTGTGGGCGGCCAGTTCTGCGCCAGAGAGATCGCCGCCTCCCGTGTCTTCAAATCACATGCCAACCGGATGACGGTTGTTTTCAAAAGTGACCGGAAACGCGGCTTCCCAGGGTTCAAGGGGACGTACAGCTCCGCCGGATGTGGAAGTCCCGTCGTACCCAGGGCACCGTGGACCAAGAACAGCGGGAACAAGATCGTGGGTGGAAACGAGGCAGCACCGGGAAGCTACCCGTGGCAGGCCTCGCTCCGTCAGTACGGGTACAGCGGGGGCTTCCACGTTTGTGGCGGGGCCTTGTTGAGCAACAGGTGGGTCGTCACCGCCGCACACTGCATCGTCAACGGGCTACAGTGGGTTGTGCTCGGCGACCACGACCGACGCAAAAGCACAAAGGCGAAACAGACCGTCAAAATCCAGAGGGTTTTCAAACATCCCCAATACAACGACGATACGCTTGTAAACGACATCGCCCTGCTAAAGCTCCAGTCCGCCGTGTCTGTGCAACCGGTTTGTCTCCCCGATCCCGCCAAGGAGGACCCGGCCGGGACAGTCGTGGCCGTGACGGGATGGGGCACAGTCTCGGAGGGCGGGCACACGTCATCCGTCTTGCTACAAGCCAACATGCCGGTAGTAGACGACAGCTACTGCGTTGACGTGTACAACATCATTGCCGACGCCTTATATGGCTTCGATAAGAAAATCGATCCGAAGATCATGATGTGTACCGGGTACCGCGAGGGAGGGGTGGACACGTGTCAGGGAGATAGCGGCGGGCCAGTGGTGGTGTTCCCGCCGAAAGGGCCGGCTTACCTAACGGGGGTTATCAGCTGGGGGTACGGCTGTGGTCGGGAGTTCATCCCAGGGGTGAACGTGAGAGTGTCCGCCTATGTGGACTGGATCCGAAATATCATAGACAGTAACTAG
- the LOC118420258 gene encoding 14-3-3 protein zeta/delta-like, which translates to MAGNVDLVVRAEVMKEAGMYDDMVQCMKERVQTTPVLSNEERDLLSVAYGNAVGSRLSAWRTVSSAEQKAPDGSDDHQAATWLRERVETEMKGLCGDVLSLLDRLLEGDNIDDEAQVFYYKMKGDYYRYLAEITEGEHKAMAKTSYEQGWVAAKPLKATNPLKLKLALNFSLLHYEILKRTDSACTLAREAFDTAVTELDGIPDPVERKYSTDIMHQLRDNLTLWQIAKRK; encoded by the exons ATGGCTGGCAACGTTGATTTAGTTGTGCGGGCCGAG GTGATGAAAGAAGCAGGGATGTACGACGACATGGTGCAGTGTATGAAGGAGCGGGTGCAGACGACTCCAGTGCTGTCTAATGAGGAGAGAGACCTGCTGTCCGTAGCCTACGGGAACGCGGTGGGCTCCCGGCTGTCCGCCTGGCGGACCGTCTCGTCCGCCGAGCAGAAGGCTCCCGACGGGTCGGACGACCACCAGGCGGCGACGTGGCTACGGGAGAGGGTGGAGACCGAGATGAAAGGGTTGTGCGGAGACGTCTTATCGCTGCTCGACAGGCTGCTTGAAGGCGATAACATTGATGACGAGGCCCAAGTCTTCTACTATAAGATGAAGGGGGACTACTACCGATACCTGGCGGAAATCACCGAGGGCGAACATAAGGCAATGGCCAAGACGAGCTACGAGCAAGGGTGGGTGGCTGCCAAGCCGTTGAAGGCAACAAACCCCTTAAAACTGAAACTGGCGCTAAATTTTTCACTCCTGCACTACGAGATCTTGAAGCGAACCGATTCTGCGTGCACGCTGGCGAGGGAGGCGTTCGACACTGCGGTAACGGAGTTGGACGGCATACCAGATCCTGTGGAGCGCAAATACAGCACCGACATCATGCATCAACTCCGGGATAACCTCACGCTTTGGCAAATTGCAAAGCGAAAATGA